A single Prevotella sp. E15-22 DNA region contains:
- a CDS encoding FKBP-type peptidyl-prolyl cis-trans isomerase — protein MDKLSYALGLGIGQQLAQMGATELNVDDFAQSIKDVLNGSELKVSHREAQQIVQDYFAKKEAAMNAERAEKGKAAKEEGEKYLAENAKKEGVITTASGLQYQVLKEGNGKKPTAKDSVKCHYEGFLIDGTVFDSSVQRGEPAVFGLQQVIAGWTEGLQLMSEGGKYRFFIPYRLAYGEGGAGAMIPPFATLIFDVELIEVM, from the coding sequence ATGGATAAACTGAGTTATGCCCTTGGACTGGGCATTGGACAGCAGCTGGCACAGATGGGTGCCACGGAGCTGAATGTGGATGACTTTGCACAGTCAATCAAAGACGTGTTGAACGGCAGCGAGCTGAAGGTGTCGCACCGCGAGGCCCAGCAGATTGTGCAAGACTATTTTGCAAAGAAGGAAGCCGCTATGAATGCAGAGCGTGCCGAGAAGGGCAAGGCTGCAAAGGAAGAGGGCGAGAAATATCTGGCAGAGAATGCCAAGAAAGAGGGTGTGATTACCACTGCCAGCGGCCTGCAGTATCAGGTGCTGAAAGAGGGTAACGGTAAGAAGCCCACAGCCAAAGATTCGGTGAAGTGTCACTACGAGGGTTTCCTCATCGATGGCACTGTGTTCGACAGCAGCGTACAGCGTGGCGAGCCCGCCGTATTTGGTCTGCAGCAGGTGATCGCTGGTTGGACCGAGGGTCTGCAGCTGATGTCTGAGGGTGGCAAGTACCGTTTCTTTATCCCCTACCGCCTGGCTTATGGCGAGGGTGGCGCAGGTGCTATGATTCCTCCCTTCGCAACGCTGATTTTCGACGTTGAGTTGATTGAAGTTATGTAA